Proteins encoded in a region of the Candidatus Coatesbacteria bacterium genome:
- a CDS encoding indolepyruvate ferredoxin oxidoreductase, with product MSQTCNIYLIGVGGQGIGAAGRVITHAARAAGVNVAGVETHGLAQRGGVVVSTVRLGDEPGYSPLIAPGEADVLFALEAVEAWRAARYLRQGGTVIVNLSPIDPLMTRLEREPYPPLDEIPRAFAGFAGGIVALDATGYAVERGSWISTNAVLLGALAGSGATPFDGAMIEEGIRQTSKPAYLEVNLDCYRRGYAAAVEVAEAR from the coding sequence ATGTCCCAGACCTGCAACATCTACCTCATCGGCGTCGGCGGCCAGGGCATCGGCGCCGCCGGCCGGGTCATCACCCACGCCGCCCGGGCCGCGGGCGTCAACGTCGCCGGCGTCGAGACCCACGGCCTGGCCCAACGCGGCGGCGTCGTCGTCTCGACGGTCCGCCTGGGCGACGAACCCGGCTACAGTCCACTGATCGCCCCCGGCGAGGCCGACGTCCTCTTCGCCCTCGAGGCCGTCGAGGCCTGGCGCGCCGCTCGTTACCTGCGCCAGGGCGGGACCGTTATCGTCAACCTCAGCCCGATCGATCCGCTGATGACCCGTCTCGAGCGCGAACCCTACCCGCCGCTGGACGAGATCCCCCGGGCCTTCGCGGGCTTCGCCGGCGGGATCGTGGCCCTCGACGCCACCGGCTACGCCGTCGAGCGCGGCAGCTGGATCTCGACCAACGCCGTCCTGCTGGGCGCCCTGGCAGGCTCCGGCGCCACGCCCTTCGACGGCGCGATGATCGAGGAGGGCATCCGCCAAACCAGCAAGCCGGCCTACCTCGAGGTCAACCTGGACTGCTACCGCCGGGGATACGCAGCCGCCGTCGAGGTGGCCGAGGCCCGGTAG
- a CDS encoding rubredoxin — protein sequence MTKYECTICGYIYDPAKGDPDGGVDPGTAFEDIPDDWVCPECGATKDAFEPLD from the coding sequence ATGACCAAGTACGAATGCACCATCTGCGGCTACATCTACGACCCCGCCAAGGGCGACCCCGACGGCGGCGTCGACCCCGGCACCGCCTTCGAGGACATCCCCGACGACTGGGTCTGCCCGGAATGCGGCGCCACCAAGGACGCCTTCGAGCCGCTGGACTAG
- a CDS encoding rubredoxin → MELYECTVCGYIYDPRQGDPDFGIDEGTAFAELPDPWECPECGASLDAFEPYQD, encoded by the coding sequence GTGGAGCTTTACGAATGCACGGTCTGCGGATACATCTACGATCCGCGTCAGGGCGATCCGGACTTCGGCATCGACGAAGGCACCGCCTTCGCCGAGCTTCCCGATCCGTGGGAGTGCCCGGAGTGCGGCGCCTCGCTCGACGCCTTCGAGCCCTACCAGGACTAG